The following proteins are encoded in a genomic region of Oceanisphaera profunda:
- a CDS encoding CYTH domain-containing protein, with protein sequence MNTEIELKFLVSPALVSRLPALLARHEICQHDQKTLANTYFDTPSLALGRMKAGLRIRNQNGKLEQTVKLAGSQVGGLHQRPEYNVDLAEPQPDLALFPAHIWPADFVLAQVQADLQPLFSTDFLRQRWVVKFNETEIELAFDTGEVRAGKEQDPIQELELELVNGEVADMFAFAELLLHEGGLRLYAVSKAQRGYCLAGLSAGPQLQALTLVAGTALLETVLPETEQDKRALLSRLAQGVEHWQHHEQGALSSTDQKDDWLGQVRIGVALVEQSLVSLNKKAPESAQVAWLEELTWLQAQLQTEKLSDELFYSPRYGRLLLQLTHYLYAEGGH encoded by the coding sequence ATGAATACTGAGATAGAGCTGAAATTTCTGGTGTCACCCGCGTTGGTGAGTCGCTTACCCGCACTGCTAGCCAGGCATGAAATCTGCCAACACGATCAAAAAACGCTGGCCAACACCTACTTTGATACGCCAAGTTTAGCGCTGGGCCGCATGAAAGCAGGGCTGCGTATTCGTAATCAAAACGGCAAGTTAGAGCAAACGGTAAAGCTGGCTGGTAGCCAAGTGGGCGGTCTGCACCAAAGACCGGAATACAATGTTGACTTGGCCGAGCCCCAGCCTGATTTAGCGCTGTTTCCGGCGCATATTTGGCCTGCTGACTTTGTGCTTGCCCAAGTGCAAGCCGACTTGCAGCCGTTATTCAGTACCGACTTTTTACGCCAACGCTGGGTAGTGAAGTTTAATGAGACCGAGATTGAGCTGGCGTTTGATACCGGCGAAGTTCGAGCAGGAAAAGAACAGGATCCCATTCAAGAATTAGAGCTGGAGCTAGTGAACGGCGAGGTGGCGGATATGTTTGCCTTCGCAGAACTACTGTTGCATGAGGGCGGATTACGCTTATATGCGGTATCTAAGGCGCAGCGCGGTTACTGTTTAGCTGGCTTAAGCGCCGGTCCGCAGTTGCAAGCCCTTACCTTAGTAGCTGGCACTGCTCTGCTTGAGACTGTACTGCCAGAGACAGAGCAAGATAAGCGCGCTTTGCTAAGCAGACTCGCGCAAGGCGTCGAGCATTGGCAGCATCATGAGCAGGGCGCACTCAGCAGCACAGACCAAAAAGACGACTGGCTTGGCCAAGTCCGCATCGGTGTAGCCTTAGTTGAGCAGAGTCTGGTGTCGTTAAATAAGAAGGCTCCGGAATCCGCACAGGTTGCTTGGCTTGAAGAGCTGACTTGGTTGCAAGCCCAATTACAGACGGAAAAACTCTCGGACGAGCTATTCTATAGCCCCCGCTACGGTCGTTTATTATTGCAGTTAACCCACTATTTATATGCCGAGGGCGGCCATTAA
- a CDS encoding TIGR00153 family protein: MPVNTILGLFAKSPIKPLQKHVAKVHEAAQQLVPFFDAMWARDWEQAELIQRRISQLEREADALKREIRLKLPRGLFMPVARTDMLELLTQQDKIANKAKDISGRIIGRQMAIPLPLQAAFMDYLSRCLDATAQAAKAIDELDELLETGFKGREMDLVSDMINQLDRIEDDTDVMQAKLRKQLHLIEDGYNPIDIMFLYKIIEWVGELADQAERVGARLELMLSRS, translated from the coding sequence ATGCCAGTAAATACTATTTTGGGGCTTTTTGCTAAGTCCCCTATCAAGCCTTTGCAAAAGCATGTGGCTAAAGTACATGAAGCGGCTCAGCAGTTGGTTCCATTCTTCGACGCCATGTGGGCACGAGATTGGGAACAAGCTGAGCTCATCCAACGCCGGATTTCTCAGCTCGAACGGGAAGCCGACGCCTTAAAACGGGAAATCCGCCTCAAACTCCCTCGCGGTCTTTTCATGCCGGTGGCACGTACCGACATGTTAGAGCTGCTCACGCAGCAAGATAAGATTGCCAATAAAGCGAAAGACATCTCAGGCCGTATTATTGGTCGCCAGATGGCTATTCCGCTGCCACTCCAAGCTGCCTTTATGGATTACCTCAGCCGGTGCCTTGATGCTACCGCGCAGGCAGCCAAAGCCATTGACGAACTCGACGAGCTGTTAGAAACCGGCTTTAAAGGACGTGAAATGGATTTGGTCTCAGATATGATCAACCAACTTGATCGCATAGAAGATGATACCGATGTTATGCAAGCTAAGCTGCGTAAACAGCTGCATCTCATTGAGGATGGCTATAATCCTATCGATATCATGTTTTTATACAAAATCATTGAGTGGGTCGGTGAGCTGGCAGACCAAGCCGAGCGGGTTGGTGCCCGTTTAGAGCTGATGCTGTCTCGTTCCTGA
- a CDS encoding inorganic phosphate transporter — MDIIANYGTLLILIAAAFGFFMAWGIGANDVANAMGTSVGTRSLTIKQAILIAMVFEFAGAYLAGGEVTSTIRNGIIDSEAFADHPDLLVFGMIASLLASGTWLLVASYYGWPVSTTHTIIGAIVGFALVSLGSSAVHWSKVGGIVGSWVVTPAISGLMAYFIFISVQRLIFNADKPLAAAKKYVPAYIFMTVMVICLVTLQKGLKHVGLDMSNTESFVLATLISLASALLCGVYIKRKQYDSEDDKDMQYTNVEKVFGILMVVTACAMAFAHGSNDVANAIGPLSAVVSIVQSSGEIAAKSSIAWWILPLGGVGIVIGLASLGHKVMATVGTGITHLTPSRGFAAQLATAATVVIASGTGLPISTTQTLVGAVMGVGLARGIAALNLNVLRNIVVSWVITLPAGAILAIIFFYIIQWSFS; from the coding sequence ATGGATATCATTGCTAACTACGGCACTCTGCTTATTTTAATAGCAGCCGCCTTTGGCTTTTTTATGGCTTGGGGTATAGGTGCCAACGATGTGGCGAACGCCATGGGCACATCTGTGGGTACGCGCTCACTGACCATCAAGCAGGCGATTCTTATCGCCATGGTTTTTGAGTTCGCCGGTGCTTACTTGGCGGGCGGTGAAGTAACCTCCACCATTCGTAACGGCATCATAGACTCAGAAGCCTTTGCCGATCACCCAGATTTGCTGGTGTTTGGTATGATCGCCTCACTATTAGCCTCGGGTACTTGGCTATTAGTGGCTTCTTACTATGGCTGGCCGGTATCAACCACGCACACCATCATAGGTGCCATCGTAGGCTTCGCACTGGTGTCATTAGGTTCGAGTGCCGTGCACTGGAGTAAGGTGGGCGGCATCGTCGGCTCTTGGGTAGTCACGCCGGCTATCTCGGGGTTAATGGCCTACTTTATCTTTATCAGCGTGCAACGGCTTATTTTCAACGCCGACAAGCCGCTGGCGGCCGCTAAGAAATACGTCCCCGCTTATATCTTTATGACGGTGATGGTGATTTGTTTGGTCACCCTGCAAAAGGGCCTAAAGCACGTCGGCCTTGATATGAGCAACACCGAAAGCTTTGTGCTGGCGACGCTGATTTCTTTGGCTTCAGCCCTGTTGTGTGGCGTTTACATCAAACGTAAACAATACGACAGTGAAGACGACAAAGACATGCAGTACACCAACGTAGAAAAGGTGTTTGGCATCTTAATGGTGGTTACCGCTTGTGCCATGGCTTTTGCGCACGGTTCAAACGACGTAGCCAATGCTATTGGTCCGTTATCGGCGGTAGTGAGCATAGTACAAAGCTCTGGCGAAATTGCCGCGAAATCCAGTATTGCTTGGTGGATTTTACCACTGGGCGGCGTGGGTATCGTCATCGGCCTGGCCTCTTTAGGCCACAAGGTAATGGCCACCGTAGGGACGGGTATTACACACCTGACGCCTAGCCGAGGTTTTGCCGCTCAGTTAGCCACGGCTGCGACAGTGGTGATCGCATCCGGTACTGGCTTGCCAATTTCTACTACCCAGACCCTAGTGGGCGCGGTAATGGGCGTAGGCTTAGCACGCGGTATTGCGGCACTAAACCTGAACGTACTGCGTAACATAGTGGTTTCTTGGGTAATTACTTTGCCCGCAGGCGCTATTTTAGCCATTATTTTCTTCTATATTATTCAATGGTCTTTTAGCTAA
- the glnE gene encoding bifunctional [glutamate--ammonia ligase]-adenylyl-L-tyrosine phosphorylase/[glutamate--ammonia-ligase] adenylyltransferase codes for MIAMPALLQQQANKQWLRFKERAPELVEQVSDARSAQLKMLFACSDFAVQSLCQQPELALEFDDATELNNSDRAGDYASVLATLLDGVTDEATVLRVLRQFRRKQLLLIAWREMLLGGEVEESFVHISALADALILAAYRWYYQKLCHEVGTPTDANGEAVPLLIIGMGKLGGRELNFSSDIDLIFTFPHNGVTQGGRRELANQQFFIRLGQKLVNALHQTTADGQVYRVDMRLRPFGESGPLAVSFNAMEEYYQNHGRTWERYAMVKARIINGEGQYSDQLRAMLRPFVFRRYIDFGVIDSLRQMKAMIAAEVRRKGLHDNIKLGAGGIREIEFIAQVFQLIRGGREPSLQVRHLPAALAAIEALGDLPSEDAQQLHESYRLLRRVENFLQAFDDQQTQTLPFDELNQARLAWLTGFDNWQDCYQAIQATMSRVHRQFEGLIGDNTEAEEEGAPQIWFDIWQTELDESELLPLLQEQGLSELKARGLAAGLLSFKAEYSRRAMGPQGRQALDKLMPVLLDKIHGTDTPNRLFARVQHILLHIVTRSAYLQLLVENAGALKQLLRLCEASSLVAEQLARFPILLDELLLPQTLYEPIPLECYRDELRQFLLRVPEEDVEQQMEALRQFKQIQLLRIAAADIADTLPLMKVSDHLTWLAEAIVDEVINQAWVQMTERHGVPEALAHSTDRGFGVVAYGKLGGIELAYSSDLDLVFVQQSDLSGHTNGPKPIDVRQFYLRLAQRIIHLFSTRTASGVLYELDMRLRPSGDSGLMVSPLDAYQQYLLNQAWVWEKQALVRSRFIVGDATLEQQFIEIRQQVLSQPRDQQSLAEEVIKMRERMREHLIKAKEEEFDLKQSSGGLVDIEFLTQYLVLAFSHQYAKALTRWSDNIRILESAVAVGLLDEQEAERLKTAYCAIRNRGHRLSLLDEPGRVPDSELCTEREWVVESWEKWLKA; via the coding sequence ATGATTGCCATGCCCGCTTTGCTGCAACAACAGGCCAATAAACAATGGCTGCGTTTTAAAGAGCGTGCGCCTGAGCTGGTTGAGCAAGTGTCAGATGCGCGATCTGCCCAGTTAAAAATGCTGTTCGCTTGCAGCGACTTTGCCGTACAAAGCCTCTGTCAGCAGCCTGAGTTAGCGCTGGAATTTGATGATGCCACTGAGCTTAATAACAGTGATCGCGCGGGCGATTATGCGAGCGTTTTGGCGACTTTGCTTGATGGCGTGACTGATGAAGCGACGGTGCTGAGAGTGTTACGCCAGTTTCGCCGCAAGCAATTACTGTTGATCGCATGGCGGGAAATGCTGCTCGGTGGTGAGGTAGAAGAAAGCTTTGTGCATATCTCCGCCTTGGCGGATGCCCTGATTTTGGCGGCCTATCGTTGGTATTACCAAAAGCTATGTCATGAAGTCGGTACGCCCACCGATGCTAATGGCGAAGCGGTGCCCTTGTTGATTATTGGCATGGGCAAGTTGGGCGGGCGCGAGCTGAACTTTTCGTCAGATATTGACCTGATTTTTACCTTTCCTCACAACGGCGTCACCCAAGGTGGGCGGCGCGAGCTGGCCAATCAGCAGTTTTTTATTCGCCTCGGGCAAAAGCTGGTGAATGCCCTGCATCAAACCACGGCGGATGGTCAGGTATATAGAGTGGATATGCGCCTGCGCCCCTTTGGCGAGTCGGGCCCGCTGGCGGTGAGCTTTAACGCCATGGAAGAGTATTACCAAAATCATGGCCGCACTTGGGAGCGCTACGCCATGGTGAAAGCGCGCATTATTAATGGTGAAGGCCAATACAGCGACCAACTGCGGGCCATGCTCAGGCCCTTTGTGTTTCGCCGCTACATCGACTTTGGCGTGATTGACTCACTGCGCCAGATGAAAGCCATGATCGCCGCCGAAGTGCGCCGCAAAGGTCTGCACGACAACATTAAGCTGGGTGCGGGTGGCATTCGTGAAATCGAATTTATTGCTCAGGTATTTCAGCTGATCCGCGGTGGTCGTGAGCCCTCACTGCAAGTGCGCCACTTACCCGCCGCCCTTGCCGCCATTGAAGCGCTGGGGGATTTGCCAAGCGAAGATGCCCAGCAGTTACATGAAAGTTACCGCTTGCTGCGCCGAGTAGAGAATTTCTTGCAGGCCTTTGACGATCAACAAACTCAAACCCTGCCCTTTGATGAGCTGAATCAAGCGCGCTTGGCGTGGCTCACCGGCTTTGATAATTGGCAAGACTGTTATCAGGCGATACAAGCCACTATGAGCCGCGTGCATCGCCAGTTCGAGGGCTTAATTGGTGATAATACCGAAGCCGAAGAAGAAGGCGCGCCGCAAATTTGGTTTGATATTTGGCAAACTGAGCTGGATGAAAGCGAGCTACTGCCCTTGCTGCAAGAACAAGGTTTAAGCGAGCTTAAAGCCCGCGGGTTAGCGGCGGGCTTGCTGAGCTTTAAAGCCGAATACTCGCGCCGAGCCATGGGGCCGCAAGGTCGCCAAGCCCTCGATAAACTAATGCCGGTGTTGCTCGATAAAATCCACGGCACAGACACTCCTAATCGGCTATTTGCCCGCGTGCAGCATATTTTGCTGCATATCGTCACCCGTTCTGCCTATTTACAGTTATTGGTCGAAAATGCCGGCGCGCTTAAGCAATTGCTCCGTTTGTGTGAAGCTAGTTCTTTGGTGGCGGAACAATTAGCGCGTTTTCCGATTTTGCTCGATGAACTGTTATTACCGCAAACCTTGTATGAACCTATCCCATTAGAGTGCTATCGGGATGAGTTGCGCCAATTTTTGCTGCGGGTGCCGGAAGAAGACGTAGAGCAGCAAATGGAAGCACTGCGCCAATTTAAGCAAATTCAGCTGCTGCGCATCGCCGCCGCCGATATCGCCGATACCTTGCCGTTAATGAAAGTGAGCGACCACTTAACTTGGTTGGCCGAAGCCATAGTGGATGAAGTGATAAATCAAGCTTGGGTACAAATGACCGAGCGCCACGGTGTGCCAGAGGCGCTAGCGCACAGCACGGATCGTGGCTTTGGCGTGGTGGCCTACGGCAAGTTGGGCGGCATTGAGCTGGCTTATAGCTCTGACTTGGATTTGGTGTTTGTGCAGCAATCGGACTTGAGCGGCCACACCAATGGCCCTAAGCCGATAGATGTGCGCCAATTTTACTTGCGCCTCGCTCAGCGCATTATTCACTTGTTTAGCACCCGCACCGCCAGTGGTGTGCTCTATGAGCTTGATATGCGTCTGCGGCCCAGCGGTGACTCTGGCTTAATGGTGAGCCCACTGGACGCCTATCAACAGTATTTACTGAATCAAGCTTGGGTGTGGGAGAAACAAGCGCTGGTACGCAGTCGCTTTATTGTCGGCGATGCCACTTTAGAGCAGCAGTTTATTGAGATCCGCCAGCAAGTGCTGAGCCAGCCACGAGATCAGCAGTCGCTGGCCGAAGAAGTGATCAAGATGCGCGAAAGAATGCGCGAGCACCTTATTAAAGCTAAAGAGGAAGAGTTCGATTTAAAGCAATCAAGCGGCGGCTTAGTAGATATCGAATTTTTAACCCAATATCTGGTGCTGGCCTTTAGCCATCAGTACGCCAAGGCGCTCACCCGCTGGTCCGATAACATCCGCATCTTAGAGTCGGCAGTGGCGGTGGGTTTATTGGATGAGCAAGAAGCCGAACGACTGAAAACTGCCTACTGCGCCATTCGTAACCGCGGCCACCGTTTAAGCCTACTCGACGAACCCGGCCGCGTGCCCGACAGTGAGCTGTGCACCGAGCGCGAATGGGTAGTGGAGAGCTGGGAGAAATGGTTGAAAGCATAG
- the lpxL gene encoding LpxL/LpxP family Kdo(2)-lipid IV(A) lauroyl/palmitoleoyl acyltransferase produces the protein MAIAMRDFRPSSFSLALLHPRYLFNWLGLSLLWLLVTLLPWRAQMAFGRSLGRLSMRVLKSRVKIARRNLELALPELDEAERERTLIANFESVGCAVFETGMAWFWPDWRMRAITRMEGTEHVDTAVANNQGMLLLSAHFLTLELNARQFGLYRPGVGVYRPNTNAVLEYAQVEGRCRSNKYLVDRLNIKGMLKALRQGDALWYAPDHDYGRHASVFVPFFAVEQAATITGTATLARVKKTVTLPCFTLREKDGYRLLIQAPMANFPIGDDITDAIASNQVIEAAIRLAPEQYMWLHRRFKTTPEGVPYRY, from the coding sequence ATGGCAATAGCTATGCGAGATTTTCGACCTTCTTCTTTTTCTTTAGCGCTATTACATCCCCGTTACCTGTTTAACTGGCTGGGCTTGAGCCTATTGTGGCTATTAGTGACGCTGCTGCCGTGGCGTGCACAAATGGCGTTTGGCCGTAGCTTGGGCCGCTTATCGATGCGCGTACTGAAATCTCGGGTAAAGATTGCTCGGCGCAACCTTGAGTTGGCCTTGCCAGAGCTCGATGAAGCTGAACGTGAGCGCACGCTTATTGCTAACTTTGAAAGCGTGGGGTGTGCAGTATTTGAAACCGGCATGGCCTGGTTTTGGCCCGATTGGCGGATGCGCGCCATCACGCGCATGGAAGGCACTGAGCATGTAGATACAGCCGTGGCCAATAATCAGGGCATGTTGCTGTTATCGGCGCACTTTTTAACGCTAGAGCTCAATGCGCGCCAGTTTGGTTTGTATCGCCCGGGAGTAGGCGTGTATAGACCCAACACCAATGCGGTATTGGAATACGCACAAGTGGAAGGCCGTTGCCGCTCGAATAAGTACTTGGTGGATCGTTTAAATATTAAAGGCATGCTGAAAGCGCTGCGCCAAGGCGACGCACTTTGGTACGCGCCCGATCATGACTATGGTCGTCATGCCAGTGTGTTTGTGCCCTTTTTTGCGGTAGAGCAAGCGGCGACTATTACCGGCACCGCTACGTTGGCTCGGGTGAAAAAAACCGTCACCCTGCCCTGTTTTACGCTGCGAGAGAAAGACGGCTATCGGTTATTGATCCAAGCGCCCATGGCTAACTTCCCCATTGGTGACGACATTACCGACGCCATCGCCAGCAATCAGGTGATAGAAGCGGCCATTCGGTTAGCGCCTGAGCAATATATGTGGCTACACAGACGCTTTAAAACCACACCAGAAGGCGTGCCGTATCGATACTAA